Proteins from a genomic interval of Pseudodesulfovibrio nedwellii:
- a CDS encoding tetratricopeptide repeat protein, whose protein sequence is MNDDFFALDLASTLDDEGAPKPPSGWKYMSRGGMLRCAFSTTRPVKMGMGASQRTHASQNFWYVEQVDREEFSGRMINDIHVPIGDPESITMQDLVSNYTPELSYFEELVLPAMAVAANVSPDEVKGVDASGFLSLFGLSLIYLSRHEPDRARELLDQLVRVKADFDGKDQFLFNDLGIALRKSGMYPDAMVYFRRALEFVGDDENLYYNLARVHYENNDWDGCLEYLVLSHRLNPELEMTRSLLEMIVGLDQDHSLLGRYGKPIVPPHIASRARQILTVDSGKLKLDEEPVVMGIEPGRARSGAVGVVELKKHGSDK, encoded by the coding sequence ATGAACGACGACTTTTTTGCTCTTGATCTTGCCAGTACCCTTGATGATGAAGGTGCCCCCAAGCCTCCTTCCGGTTGGAAGTATATGTCTCGCGGCGGTATGCTTCGGTGCGCATTCTCGACCACTCGCCCTGTGAAGATGGGCATGGGAGCCAGCCAACGAACACATGCCAGTCAGAATTTCTGGTATGTTGAACAAGTGGACCGAGAAGAATTTTCTGGTCGAATGATTAATGATATTCACGTGCCAATCGGCGACCCTGAGTCCATCACAATGCAGGATCTGGTCAGCAACTATACGCCGGAGTTGTCCTATTTTGAGGAATTGGTCCTTCCGGCCATGGCTGTTGCGGCCAATGTTAGCCCGGACGAGGTGAAAGGTGTTGACGCCAGTGGTTTCTTGTCTCTGTTTGGGCTGAGTTTGATTTATCTCTCTCGCCATGAACCTGACAGGGCCAGAGAATTGCTTGATCAACTTGTGCGGGTCAAGGCTGATTTTGACGGCAAGGATCAGTTCCTTTTTAACGACCTCGGTATAGCCCTGCGGAAAAGCGGCATGTATCCGGATGCCATGGTTTATTTTCGTCGGGCTCTGGAATTTGTTGGTGACGATGAAAATCTCTATTACAATTTGGCTCGCGTTCATTACGAGAACAATGATTGGGACGGGTGTCTGGAATATCTTGTTCTCTCACATAGGCTCAACCCGGAGCTGGAGATGACGCGCAGCCTTCTTGAGATGATTGTGGGATTGGATCAGGATCATTCACTGCTCGGTCGGTATGGCAAGCCTATTGTACCGCCGCATATTGCATCGCGGGCGCGGCAGATATTGACCGTCGATTCCGGTAAGTTGAAGCTTGATGAAGAACCGGTAGTCATGGGTATTGAACCCGGAAGAGCTCGGTCAGGTGCTGTCGGCGTCGTGGAATTGAAAAAGCATGGCAGTGACAAATAG
- the cobT gene encoding nicotinate-nucleotide--dimethylbenzimidazole phosphoribosyltransferase: MDTFFKAALAAIEPVDQALAKQGQAHLDNLTKPQGSLGRLEELALQLYLIQEGQKLSVDPMRIYTVAGDHGVNAEGVSVFPQEVTRQMVLNFLNNGAGINVLAETVGAQLYVVDAGCCGGKYDEHPSLIQAKVAEGTANLAEGPAMTHEQCVQALNLGISLADRAHEEGIKVLGTGDMGISNTTPSTALYCAYLGLEPESMTGPGTGLDKDGVISKANVVHKGLAANSDIVKSGDAVGILAALGGLEIATLTGLILGGAKNRQLVCVDGFISTAAYLAAWKICPTVREYSIISHASAEPGHAAAVKAMELKPYLDLGFRLGEGTGAACAMFLVRSAANMFNDMATFADAGVAESDV, translated from the coding sequence ATGGATACGTTTTTTAAAGCAGCTTTGGCTGCCATAGAGCCAGTTGATCAAGCCCTTGCCAAACAGGGACAGGCCCATCTCGATAATTTGACCAAGCCGCAAGGAAGCCTTGGTCGTCTGGAAGAATTGGCGTTGCAGCTTTATCTTATTCAAGAAGGTCAAAAGCTTTCGGTTGACCCCATGCGCATCTACACCGTGGCCGGTGATCACGGTGTGAATGCTGAAGGTGTCAGTGTGTTTCCTCAGGAAGTGACCAGGCAAATGGTGCTGAATTTCTTGAATAATGGAGCAGGAATCAATGTCCTGGCTGAAACTGTTGGCGCACAGTTGTATGTCGTGGACGCTGGTTGTTGCGGGGGGAAATATGATGAGCATCCCAGCCTGATCCAGGCCAAAGTGGCAGAGGGGACGGCCAATTTGGCAGAAGGGCCGGCCATGACGCATGAGCAGTGTGTGCAGGCGCTTAATCTTGGTATTTCGTTGGCAGATCGTGCCCATGAAGAGGGCATAAAAGTTCTTGGTACCGGCGACATGGGTATTTCCAACACCACGCCGTCCACCGCTCTTTATTGTGCGTATCTTGGGCTTGAGCCTGAATCCATGACTGGTCCCGGAACTGGCCTTGACAAAGATGGCGTTATTTCTAAGGCAAACGTTGTTCACAAGGGCCTTGCCGCAAATTCCGATATTGTTAAGTCCGGTGATGCCGTTGGTATTTTAGCCGCACTTGGTGGATTGGAAATCGCGACTTTGACTGGTCTTATTCTCGGTGGAGCAAAGAACCGTCAGCTTGTGTGCGTGGATGGATTTATTTCTACCGCTGCCTATCTTGCCGCCTGGAAGATTTGTCCCACGGTGCGAGAATATAGTATTATCAGTCATGCTTCCGCAGAACCCGGCCATGCCGCCGCAGTCAAAGCCATGGAGCTGAAGCCCTATCTTGATCTCGGTTTTCGACTCGGCGAAGGAACCGGCGCGGCCTGTGCTATGTTTCTCGTTCGCAGTGCCGCCAATATGTTTAACGATATGGCAACTTTTGCAGACGCCGGTGTCGCTGAATCTGACGTGTAG
- a CDS encoding ABC transporter ATP-binding protein has translation MNNVLKVENLEVVYNDVVLVLKGLSLACPLGEITALLGANGAGKSTTLKAISGLLETEDGEVTDGTILYKDEPIQGTIPEKIVRKGVFQVMEGRRIFEDLTVEENLKCGAFTRPRSEINTSMEKVYDYFPRLRERCKQLAGYMSGGEQQMCAIGRAIMAKPDLLLLDEPSLGLAPLLVEEIFDIIKKINAEEGVTILLVEQNARAALSVAQQAYIMENGRVVMDGTAAELLNNPDVQEFYLGMGKSGDKRSYRDVKHYRRRKRWLG, from the coding sequence TTGAATAACGTACTGAAGGTTGAAAATCTGGAAGTCGTCTACAATGACGTCGTTCTCGTGTTGAAAGGCTTGTCCCTGGCTTGTCCATTGGGAGAAATCACGGCTTTGCTCGGAGCAAATGGCGCGGGCAAATCGACTACCTTGAAGGCCATTTCCGGCCTGCTGGAAACCGAAGACGGCGAAGTCACGGACGGCACTATCCTCTACAAGGATGAGCCGATTCAAGGAACCATCCCCGAGAAGATTGTCAGGAAGGGTGTTTTTCAGGTTATGGAAGGGCGCCGTATTTTCGAAGATCTGACCGTGGAAGAGAATCTCAAATGTGGCGCATTTACCCGGCCACGCTCCGAGATCAACACGTCCATGGAAAAAGTGTATGACTATTTCCCTCGGCTTCGGGAACGGTGCAAGCAACTTGCGGGCTATATGTCCGGCGGCGAACAACAGATGTGTGCCATTGGTCGCGCCATCATGGCGAAACCCGACTTGCTTCTCCTTGACGAGCCATCCCTCGGTTTGGCGCCACTACTGGTGGAAGAAATATTTGACATCATCAAGAAGATCAACGCCGAAGAAGGCGTGACCATCCTGTTGGTGGAACAGAACGCTCGCGCGGCCCTGTCCGTGGCTCAACAGGCGTACATTATGGAAAATGGTCGGGTCGTTATGGATGGCACTGCCGCTGAGCTACTTAACAACCCGGATGTGCAGGAATTTTATCTCGGCATGGGAAAGAGCGGCGACAAACGATCTTATCGGGATGTAAAGCATTATCGCCGTCGTAAGCGTTGGCTTGGGTGA
- a CDS encoding FmdB family zinc ribbon protein: protein MPIFEYKCSDCGHEFEELVFDRDECPPCPKCQSEKTGKLMSAVRSKIAGGASAPESGGGDTDAGSSFSSSSPCSGCSGGDCSNCG, encoded by the coding sequence ATGCCCATATTTGAATACAAATGCAGTGATTGCGGCCACGAATTCGAAGAACTCGTCTTTGATCGGGATGAATGTCCTCCCTGCCCCAAATGCCAATCAGAAAAAACCGGCAAACTCATGAGTGCGGTCCGCTCCAAGATCGCTGGCGGCGCTTCCGCCCCTGAATCCGGCGGCGGCGATACAGACGCTGGTTCCAGTTTTTCATCTTCGTCTCCCTGTTCAGGCTGCTCCGGCGGCGACTGCTCCAATTGCGGTTAA
- the pyrR gene encoding bifunctional pyr operon transcriptional regulator/uracil phosphoribosyltransferase PyrR: MKECGTILSDREMSRTLERLAFEIYERHGDDETVAILGIQRRGADLAERLKKLLDERLGRKVPLGKLDINLYRDDWTTNLELAPTINCSEIGYDVEGRTIVLVDDVLYSGRTVRAALEAILDYGRPKQVELLVLVDRGHRELPIQADYVGKRVDTLGDEHVNVLVVERDDEDKVCLVRGD; this comes from the coding sequence ATGAAAGAATGCGGGACCATATTATCCGACAGGGAAATGAGCAGGACGCTTGAGCGTCTGGCCTTTGAAATTTATGAACGGCATGGTGACGACGAAACCGTGGCCATCCTTGGCATTCAGCGACGTGGAGCCGATCTTGCCGAGCGGTTGAAAAAATTGCTGGATGAACGTCTTGGGCGCAAGGTCCCGTTGGGCAAGCTAGATATAAACCTGTACCGCGACGATTGGACTACCAATTTGGAACTGGCTCCGACCATCAATTGCTCTGAGATTGGCTACGATGTGGAAGGGCGCACCATCGTATTGGTTGACGATGTGCTTTATTCCGGTCGTACTGTTCGAGCCGCGCTGGAAGCCATCCTTGATTATGGGCGTCCCAAACAGGTTGAACTGCTGGTGCTGGTTGATCGAGGTCACCGTGAGTTGCCTATTCAGGCGGACTATGTGGGCAAGCGAGTCGATACGCTGGGTGACGAGCACGTCAACGTGCTCGTGGTTGAGCGCGACGATGAAGACAAAGTCTGCTTAGTGCGGGGCGATTAA
- a CDS encoding IscA/HesB family protein produces the protein MINVTESAQKELTTYFADREVQPIRVHLADGGCSGMRLSLALDEVRDGDKSVEHAGFTFLINEELAEASGTVSIDMTDYGFAIDSENQIGGGGCGSCGGGCGQ, from the coding sequence ATGATTAACGTAACCGAATCTGCACAGAAAGAATTGACCACATATTTTGCCGACCGCGAAGTTCAGCCCATCCGTGTCCATCTGGCCGACGGAGGCTGCTCCGGCATGAGACTTTCATTGGCTTTGGACGAAGTTCGTGACGGAGATAAATCCGTCGAGCACGCCGGCTTTACTTTCCTCATCAATGAAGAATTGGCCGAGGCCTCTGGAACCGTCTCCATCGACATGACTGACTACGGTTTCGCCATCGATTCCGAAAATCAGATCGGCGGTGGTGGATGCGGCAGTTGTGGTGGTGGATGCGGCCAATAG
- the thrB gene encoding homoserine kinase: MAFTPLERDPIPLPCITLVGMASAGKSTLGTLLAERLGWGQLDTDRYLESYYAMPLQAILDRYGLDEFLRIEEHLVSELNLTRTVISTGGSVIYGSKAMGRLKKLGPVVLLDIDETTFVERVGNAENRGLAIAPGKTMQDLYNEREPLYRAAADIVVGTVEHTPEESVDLILEHVDFA; this comes from the coding sequence ATGGCTTTTACTCCTTTGGAGCGTGACCCCATTCCGTTGCCGTGCATCACATTAGTGGGCATGGCCTCGGCGGGAAAGTCCACGTTGGGCACTCTTTTGGCCGAGCGACTTGGCTGGGGACAGCTCGATACGGATCGTTATCTCGAATCTTATTATGCCATGCCGTTGCAGGCAATCCTCGACAGGTATGGTCTGGATGAATTTTTGCGCATCGAAGAGCATCTGGTTTCTGAATTGAACCTGACCCGGACGGTTATTTCAACGGGTGGCAGTGTTATCTATGGTTCCAAGGCGATGGGACGGCTTAAAAAGCTTGGACCTGTCGTGTTGCTCGACATTGATGAAACCACGTTTGTCGAGCGTGTGGGAAATGCAGAGAATCGAGGGCTTGCCATCGCTCCCGGTAAGACCATGCAGGACCTTTACAACGAACGGGAGCCACTGTACCGTGCCGCCGCTGACATCGTGGTTGGTACTGTTGAGCATACGCCTGAAGAGAGCGTGGATCTTATTCTCGAACACGTGGATTTCGCATGA
- a CDS encoding IscA/HesB family protein, with protein MFEVTEAAQKQLEGYFQDKDASPIRVYLAAGGUAGPRLTLALDEPNDKDEVFEAAGLTFLVDKELSKETGNIKIDMTYYGFVVESENPVGGGEGASCGCSSAGSCESNGSGGCGC; from the coding sequence ATGTTCGAAGTTACAGAAGCTGCCCAGAAGCAGCTTGAAGGCTACTTCCAGGACAAAGACGCATCTCCCATTCGCGTCTATCTCGCAGCCGGTGGCTGAGCAGGCCCTCGCCTGACTCTGGCTCTGGATGAGCCTAATGATAAAGACGAAGTTTTCGAGGCCGCTGGTTTGACCTTCCTTGTTGACAAGGAATTGAGCAAAGAAACCGGCAATATCAAGATTGACATGACCTACTACGGTTTCGTGGTTGAGTCTGAAAATCCTGTTGGCGGCGGCGAAGGCGCCAGCTGTGGATGCTCTTCCGCTGGTTCCTGCGAGTCTAACGGCTCCGGTGGCTGCGGTTGCTAA
- a CDS encoding phenylacetate--CoA ligase family protein → MYYSEYETEPREKRMKRKWKGVREVLLEAEQSSGEFQARLETMGACARDFKNWDDYGKIPPLRKRDVIQWQKEYGLGWFLNCKPGQLSRIYQSPGPIFDPEGMDPDYWAWSEGFFAAGFRPGDLAQMTFSYHMTPAGLMLEEPLRDIGCGVVPAGPGNTAKQIEFLMQLPVTAFVGMTSYLKVIGQKAQAAGFDLREDFSLEKAYVAAEPLSEMLRAEVEDMFGITVRQGYGTADVGCIAYECMELGGMHLSNYRHVEICDPATGEPLPDGELGEVVVTPFFTDYPLVRLATGDLSSIDSSLCECGRTARKLTGWKGRADDTAKVKGQFIYPEQAMAVFAKYPDVSCWQIQVKNDKGRDSLVVVVETATPLDKEKFCADFQSVMKLKPVVETCAPGTFPEDTPRLVDERTFY, encoded by the coding sequence ATGTACTACAGCGAATATGAGACTGAGCCGCGTGAAAAGCGGATGAAACGGAAGTGGAAGGGCGTACGAGAAGTGCTGCTTGAGGCCGAACAGTCGTCCGGTGAATTTCAGGCGCGTCTGGAAACCATGGGTGCGTGTGCCCGTGATTTCAAGAATTGGGACGACTATGGAAAAATCCCTCCGCTCAGAAAACGGGATGTCATCCAATGGCAGAAGGAATATGGCCTTGGCTGGTTCCTAAACTGCAAACCCGGTCAGTTGTCGCGTATCTATCAGTCCCCCGGCCCCATTTTTGACCCGGAAGGCATGGACCCTGATTATTGGGCGTGGAGTGAGGGCTTTTTTGCTGCCGGATTCAGGCCCGGCGATCTCGCGCAGATGACATTTTCCTATCATATGACCCCCGCTGGATTGATGCTTGAGGAGCCGCTTCGGGATATTGGTTGCGGCGTGGTCCCGGCTGGGCCGGGCAATACAGCCAAGCAGATTGAGTTCTTGATGCAATTGCCGGTCACAGCGTTTGTGGGCATGACCAGTTATCTCAAAGTGATAGGCCAGAAAGCGCAGGCAGCAGGGTTTGATCTGCGTGAAGATTTTTCGCTTGAAAAAGCCTATGTCGCCGCCGAACCACTGTCCGAGATGCTTCGAGCAGAAGTCGAGGACATGTTTGGTATAACCGTCCGCCAAGGCTACGGTACGGCGGATGTGGGATGTATCGCCTATGAGTGCATGGAATTGGGAGGGATGCACCTGTCCAATTACCGGCATGTGGAAATTTGCGACCCGGCAACTGGTGAACCTTTGCCTGACGGCGAACTCGGTGAGGTCGTGGTGACGCCTTTTTTCACTGATTATCCGTTGGTGCGTCTGGCTACGGGAGACCTGTCTTCCATCGATTCCTCTCTGTGCGAATGCGGGCGGACGGCCCGGAAACTCACGGGCTGGAAGGGGCGTGCCGATGATACGGCCAAGGTCAAGGGACAATTCATTTATCCCGAACAGGCCATGGCTGTTTTCGCGAAGTATCCTGATGTTTCGTGCTGGCAGATTCAGGTAAAGAATGATAAAGGCAGGGACTCCCTTGTGGTGGTAGTGGAAACTGCTACTCCATTGGATAAAGAAAAGTTCTGCGCCGATTTTCAGTCGGTGATGAAATTAAAACCAGTCGTCGAAACCTGCGCGCCCGGGACATTCCCGGAAGACACGCCCCGGCTCGTCGATGAGAGGACTTTCTATTAA
- a CDS encoding WcbI family polysaccharide biosynthesis putative acetyltransferase: MNKELCIVHANCQGAPLIERLETCPEFADRYECRLFTNYVREPLPDDIWKNCTLFLYQFLGPNWDELASETLLTKLSDNARSLCIPNMFFTGYWPTWSNKTGFDYRCEHLDTLVALGLPAEETVILALHANIAAKYDLPARLAQTFVQEESREAHTPITYSHIIRESYKDTRLFNTINHPGPMLMNHVAKGVLKELGFTPPNDTILNSLGDPFPECELPINPKVAATLGLSFGGPEQKYEIYGGKMAFARWVTHYISARKANVTDFIGYLQGVHKP, from the coding sequence ATGAACAAGGAACTTTGCATCGTTCACGCCAATTGTCAGGGCGCCCCACTTATCGAAAGACTTGAGACCTGCCCGGAATTTGCTGACAGGTACGAATGTCGGCTCTTCACCAACTATGTTCGAGAGCCTCTCCCCGACGATATTTGGAAAAACTGCACCCTGTTTTTATATCAATTTCTCGGACCCAATTGGGATGAACTGGCGTCAGAAACACTGCTTACCAAACTTTCAGACAATGCTCGTTCCTTATGCATCCCCAACATGTTCTTCACAGGCTATTGGCCGACATGGTCAAATAAAACCGGATTCGATTACCGTTGTGAACATCTGGATACACTGGTCGCTCTCGGACTTCCGGCAGAGGAAACAGTCATCCTCGCCTTGCACGCAAACATTGCCGCTAAATACGACCTCCCTGCACGCCTTGCACAGACCTTTGTACAAGAAGAAAGCCGGGAAGCGCACACGCCGATCACATACAGTCATATCATCCGAGAAAGTTACAAGGACACCAGACTATTCAACACAATCAACCACCCCGGCCCGATGCTCATGAATCATGTAGCCAAAGGAGTGCTCAAGGAATTGGGTTTCACGCCGCCAAACGATACCATATTAAACTCGCTGGGTGATCCGTTCCCGGAATGTGAGCTACCCATTAACCCCAAGGTAGCCGCTACGCTTGGGTTGTCCTTTGGCGGACCTGAGCAGAAATACGAAATTTACGGAGGGAAAATGGCCTTCGCCCGATGGGTCACACACTACATCAGTGCCCGAAAGGCGAACGTGACTGACTTTATCGGCTATCTCCAAGGCGTTCACAAACCATAA
- a CDS encoding catalase, translating into MSKKKLTNNFGAPVADNQNVMTAGPRGPQLLQDVWFLEKLAHFDREVIPERRMHAKGSGAYGTFTVTKDITQYTKASIFAEVGKKTDMFARFSTVAGERGAADAERDIRGFALKFYTDEGNWDLVGNNTPVFFLRDPLKFPDLNHAVKRDPRTNMRSAKNNWDFWTSLPEALHQVTITMSDRGIPQSYRHMHGFGSHTFSFINANNERFWVKFHFRSHQGIKNMTDEEATKTVGMCRESHQRDLYDTLEQGDFPKWTLSVQIMPEKEAATYKHNPFDLTKVWYHGDYPLIEVGEMELNRNPENYFAEVEQAAFNPASIVPGIGFSPDKMLQGRLFSYGDAQRYRLGVNHHLIPVNAAKCPVHGYHRDGAMRVDGNYGDTLGYEPNSYGEWQEQPEHKEPPLELDGAAYNWDHREDEDYYTQPGKLFRLMSPDQQKVLFQNTASAMGDAPEEIKQRHIGNCMKADPNYGKGVAKALGLTPKCID; encoded by the coding sequence ATGTCAAAGAAAAAACTAACGAACAATTTCGGCGCTCCAGTCGCCGATAACCAGAATGTGATGACCGCCGGACCACGGGGACCACAACTTCTGCAAGATGTATGGTTTCTTGAAAAACTTGCCCATTTTGACAGAGAAGTAATTCCTGAGCGCAGAATGCACGCCAAAGGATCAGGCGCATACGGCACATTCACCGTGACCAAGGATATCACACAATACACTAAGGCGAGCATTTTCGCGGAAGTAGGAAAGAAAACCGACATGTTTGCTCGTTTCTCCACTGTCGCCGGAGAACGTGGCGCGGCAGATGCGGAACGCGATATTCGTGGCTTTGCTCTGAAATTTTACACGGATGAAGGCAACTGGGATTTGGTAGGAAACAACACGCCTGTTTTTTTCCTGCGTGACCCGCTCAAATTCCCAGACCTCAATCACGCCGTTAAGCGCGACCCGCGCACCAATATGCGAAGCGCAAAAAACAACTGGGACTTCTGGACATCGCTGCCCGAAGCTCTGCATCAGGTCACCATAACGATGAGCGATCGTGGCATCCCACAATCATACCGCCATATGCACGGATTCGGCAGTCACACTTTCAGCTTTATCAACGCTAACAACGAAAGATTCTGGGTCAAATTCCATTTCCGGTCGCATCAGGGCATCAAGAACATGACCGATGAAGAGGCTACCAAAACAGTTGGTATGTGCCGTGAAAGTCATCAACGAGATTTATACGACACTCTTGAACAAGGCGATTTCCCCAAATGGACACTCAGTGTCCAGATCATGCCGGAGAAAGAAGCCGCTACCTACAAGCACAACCCCTTTGATCTAACAAAAGTCTGGTACCACGGGGACTATCCCTTGATTGAAGTCGGTGAAATGGAGCTGAATCGTAACCCTGAGAACTACTTTGCGGAAGTGGAACAAGCCGCTTTCAACCCGGCGAGCATTGTTCCTGGCATTGGCTTCTCCCCCGACAAGATGCTCCAGGGGCGCCTGTTCTCCTATGGAGATGCACAACGCTACCGCCTCGGCGTCAATCATCACCTGATTCCAGTTAACGCTGCCAAATGCCCTGTCCATGGCTACCACCGGGACGGTGCAATGCGTGTGGATGGTAACTATGGTGACACCCTTGGCTATGAGCCGAACAGCTATGGAGAATGGCAGGAGCAACCGGAACACAAAGAACCGCCGCTTGAACTGGATGGCGCGGCATACAACTGGGATCACAGAGAGGACGAAGACTATTACACCCAGCCCGGCAAACTGTTCAGACTGATGTCACCTGATCAACAAAAAGTCCTCTTTCAGAACACGGCCAGTGCAATGGGTGATGCCCCGGAAGAAATCAAACAACGCCATATCGGCAACTGCATGAAAGCTGACCCCAACTATGGGAAAGGCGTGGCAAAAGCCTTGGGACTGACTCCGAAATGCATCGATTAG
- the hemC gene encoding hydroxymethylbilane synthase, with translation MKTLTIATRGSELALWQADHIKDRLEAQYPDLTVELLKIKTKGDKILDVPLAKVGGKGLFVKEIEEAMLDGRAQLAVHSMKDVPTKLPEGLEVDIITERGASTDTLLSVKYDGLKGLPEGAVVGTSSLRRQSQLAALRSDLKIESLRGNLNTRIQKLLDGNFDAIVVATAGLERLGISAPKREELGPPEFLPAVAQGALGIEYRTDNTELIEMLQFLDHAPTKMQVMAERGFLTGLDGGCQVPIAAWSVLDGDSIHLTGFVADVDGSRPIRMEIEGKAKDAWDMGMELADQVSKAGGKEILDEVYNRVS, from the coding sequence ATGAAAACATTGACTATCGCCACCAGAGGGAGCGAACTCGCTCTTTGGCAGGCCGACCACATCAAGGATCGACTTGAAGCCCAATACCCCGACTTGACTGTCGAACTGCTCAAAATCAAAACCAAGGGCGACAAGATTCTCGACGTACCGCTGGCTAAAGTCGGCGGCAAAGGACTCTTTGTCAAAGAGATCGAAGAAGCCATGCTTGATGGCCGCGCCCAACTTGCAGTCCACTCAATGAAAGATGTTCCCACCAAGCTGCCTGAAGGCCTTGAAGTAGATATCATCACCGAACGCGGAGCATCCACCGACACCCTGCTGTCTGTCAAATACGACGGTCTCAAAGGGCTGCCCGAAGGTGCCGTCGTCGGCACATCAAGCCTGCGCCGCCAATCTCAGCTTGCCGCTCTGCGTTCCGATCTCAAAATCGAATCCCTACGCGGTAACCTCAATACTCGTATCCAAAAATTGCTGGATGGTAATTTCGACGCCATCGTCGTCGCCACAGCAGGTCTTGAACGACTGGGAATCTCCGCACCCAAAAGAGAAGAACTCGGACCGCCTGAATTTCTACCCGCCGTGGCACAGGGCGCACTCGGCATCGAGTATCGCACCGACAACACCGAGTTGATCGAAATGCTCCAATTCCTCGACCACGCTCCCACCAAGATGCAGGTCATGGCCGAACGCGGCTTCCTGACCGGTCTTGACGGCGGTTGTCAGGTTCCCATCGCAGCATGGTCCGTTTTGGATGGCGACTCTATCCATCTGACCGGCTTCGTGGCTGACGTGGACGGCTCCCGCCCCATCCGCATGGAGATCGAAGGCAAAGCCAAAGACGCATGGGACATGGGCATGGAATTAGCCGATCAGGTCAGCAAAGCCGGTGGCAAAGAAATCCTCGATGAAGTTTATAATCGCGTATCCTAG
- a CDS encoding ABC transporter substrate-binding protein has translation MRVGTIITAVCITLLAGLMLFGCGGEDKNSAETSTNDASPIKVGGLIDLSGPTSSVGAPYAEGIKGGVKYVNENGGIDGRMIELNLQDTAYNVQQGLSLYKKMVNTDKVVCIQGYGSAVTEALIRNLAKDKVPDLSASYSAHLTDPKKAPYNFFIAADYSTQARAAIKYFHENWKGEGAPKIAFIYPDHPYGLAPIVGAKAYAEELGYDIVGEANVSLKAIDATTELLPLKDLAPDFCWIGGTTPSTSVILKSAKNIGMNTTFFTNIWGSDENLPKLAGEDANGAYSNQAAAVYGQDVPGMKAIMEITDNKPQMTHYTRGFVSVLVMAEGLKRANANGPVTGESLKTALETLRDFDPMGLAPLISYFPDDHRPNMAVFLYVIKDGKLTFVKEEILNRRADWLGH, from the coding sequence ATGAGGGTAGGTACAATCATAACTGCGGTCTGCATCACGCTTTTGGCTGGGCTGATGCTGTTTGGCTGCGGAGGCGAAGACAAGAACTCGGCTGAAACTTCAACCAACGACGCTTCCCCCATCAAAGTGGGTGGCCTCATCGATCTGTCCGGTCCCACGTCGTCCGTGGGTGCTCCCTATGCAGAAGGCATCAAGGGCGGAGTCAAGTACGTCAACGAAAATGGTGGTATCGATGGTCGTATGATCGAACTGAATCTTCAGGATACTGCCTATAATGTTCAGCAAGGACTTTCCCTGTATAAGAAGATGGTCAACACCGACAAGGTTGTCTGCATCCAAGGGTATGGATCGGCTGTGACCGAAGCCCTGATCCGTAATCTGGCTAAGGACAAGGTCCCTGATCTTTCGGCATCCTATTCCGCGCATTTGACCGACCCGAAAAAGGCTCCTTACAACTTTTTCATAGCGGCAGATTATTCCACGCAGGCCCGTGCTGCCATCAAGTATTTTCATGAAAATTGGAAGGGTGAAGGCGCACCCAAGATTGCCTTTATCTATCCCGACCATCCTTACGGTTTGGCTCCCATTGTTGGAGCCAAGGCCTACGCCGAAGAACTCGGTTACGATATCGTGGGTGAAGCCAATGTCTCGCTCAAGGCTATTGACGCCACCACTGAGCTGTTACCCCTCAAGGACTTGGCTCCCGATTTCTGCTGGATAGGCGGAACGACCCCGTCCACATCAGTCATTCTTAAGTCCGCCAAGAATATTGGTATGAATACGACCTTCTTCACCAATATTTGGGGCTCTGATGAAAATCTGCCCAAGTTGGCCGGAGAGGATGCCAACGGCGCATATTCCAATCAGGCCGCCGCTGTTTATGGACAGGATGTTCCAGGCATGAAGGCCATTATGGAAATTACCGACAACAAGCCGCAGATGACACACTATACCCGCGGTTTCGTCTCCGTATTGGTCATGGCTGAGGGCCTCAAGCGTGCGAATGCTAATGGTCCGGTGACAGGCGAGTCTCTCAAGACGGCTCTTGAAACCCTGCGTGACTTTGATCCTATGGGTTTAGCTCCGTTGATTTCCTACTTCCCGGATGATCACCGTCCGAATATGGCTGTGTTTCTGTACGTCATCAAAGATGGCAAGTTGACCTTCGTAAAAGAGGAAATCCTGAACCGTCGAGCCGACTGGCTGGGACATTAA